Genomic DNA from Lutibacter sp. A80:
GGGATGTAGGTAGTGGAGGTCTTTATGCTAGTGGTAATACTAATTGGAGAGATTTTCTTTTCGATGATTTTGCTTTAAAAACTAAGCACAATCTAAGTTTTAGAGGAGGAACTGAAAAATTAAATTATTACATTTCAACAGGTGCTTACTCTGAAGATGGATTATTTAAAGTGGCTGAAAACTTTTTTAACAGATATAATATAGATGCTAAAATAGCTGCAAAACCAACAGAATGGTTAAGATTTGAACTTTTAACAAAGTTGCAAAGAAGTGACGCTGAGTTCCCTTGGGATCCTAATTATGGTCGAGGCCGTGTTTTTGACCAGTTATCTAAACTAAAACCAACTATGCCTACTGTTGACCCTATTTATGGTGAACCACTTGCTGGTGCTTATTACCCTCAATGGGAGCACTCAAATGAAGTAAATACAAATAACCAATTAGTTTTACTTCCTAGAGTTAGTATAGAACCTATTAAAGATTGGTTTATTAATTTAGAATACAACTACAAAACAAACAATAATAAAACAATTTATTCTACTTCCGAATATGAAACTATACGTCCAAATGGAGACACACAAGTTATAATTTCAAAAGATCAAACTCGTGTAACTCCTACATTGTATACCAATGACTATTGGTCTCCAAACTTATACACTAGCTATCATAAAACTATTGGCGAACATAATTTTGATGCTACAGTAGGTTACCAAAGTGAACGCTATAATGTTTATAACTTAAGTGCAAACGCTTATGGTTTATTATCCGATGGTGTTACTTCAATATCAACAGCCGTAGGAGATCAAACAGTTACCGACGGTATCTCTCACTGGTCTACAGAAAGTGTATTTGGTAGATTTGGTTATAATTATAAAGAAAAATACATAGGTAGGGTAACCTACCGTAGAGACGGATCTTCAAGGTTCGAGCCAGGTAATAGATGGGCTGGTTTTCCTTCATTCGAATTAGGGTATAATATAGCAAAAGAAGATTTTTGGCCAATTGAAGACATAAGTATGTTTAAGCTTCGTGCTAGTAGTGGTTCTTTAGGTAATCAAAATGTAAGTAATTACCTATATGTACCAAGAATTCCAATTTCAAATGGTTTCTACCTATTCAATGGTGAAAGAGAATATACTGCAAACGTACCTAACTTAACTAGTATTAACCTTACTTGGGAAACTGTAAAAACGAAAGATATTGGTATTGATGTTATAGCATTAAACAATAGACTAAATTTCTCTTTTGACTGGTATCGTTCAGATATTGAAGATATGTCTACTACAGGTGCTTCATTACCTGCAGTACTTGGAACAAGTTCCCCTCTAATAAATGCAGGTATTACACGTACTCAAGGATGGGAAGCCGAAGTAAGTTGGCAAGAATCATTAGGTGATTTTAGATATAACGTTAGAGCCACATTATCAGACTATAAACAAACCATCGTAGAATTTCCAAATGAAACAGAATTACTATCAGACTTATATGCTGGTAGAGACCTTGGAGAAATATGGGGGTTAACTTGGGAAGGTTGGTTTACTAGTGACCAAGAAGCTTTAGATAGAGAATCTGTTGTAAACCAAAGATGGGTACACAACAGTCAATTTGGAGAAGGAGATACCAAATATGCTGATTTAAATAATGATGGTTATATAAATAATGGTTCTAACACATTGGATGACCATGGTGATATAAGTATAATAGGAAACTCAACACCTAGATATCAATATGGAATTACCCTTGGTGCTAGCTATAAAGGTATAGATTTTAATATGTTTATACAGGGTATTGGAAAAAGAGATTACTCTCCTTTAGCTGGAAATCTAAAAAAGCAATTTTTAGGCCCAATGCAAGGATCATTCCACTCTAATGTATATGTAGAACATTTAGATTATTATAGACCTGAAGATACAGACAGTCCTTTAGGAGCTAATACTGATTCATATTTTCCAAGACCTTACGCTGTAAATGGTGGTAAAAACAATAGAAATTTTAAAACTCACGTAGATCGTTATATTCAAAATGCAGCTTATACTAGGTTAAAAACAATCCAACTTGGATTTACAATTCCTAAAAAAATAACAGATAAGTATAAAATAGATAGATTTAGAATATTTGTTACAGGTGAAAATTTACTAACAATTTCTGACCTTAAATTTTATGACCCAGAAGCATTACAAGGAACATTTAGTGGAGGGGTTTCCTATCCTTTATCTAAAACTTTTTCTACAGGAGTTAATATTTCATTTTAAAATTTAATTTATGATAATTATGAAAAAAATATTTTATATTCTAACAATATACTCGGCAGTCTTAATGGTGTCGTGTGACAAAGATATATTAGATAGAACACCTCTAGATGAAATATCTGAACCAGAATTTTGGAAAACCACAAGTGATTTAGAATTGTATGCAAACTCTTTTTACAATAAATTACCTGGATGGTCTGGTGTAGGTTTTGGTAGTGCTCAAATGCCTGACGTTGGTACAGATTTAGGGTTAGGTACAGGCATTTCTTCAAGATTGCATGGAAGCCAAGGTATTCCAAGCTCAAGTACTAATTCACTTTGGAGCTGGGATGAAGTAAGACAAGCTAATTACTTCATATCTAATGTTTCTAAAGCGGAAGGCTTAGAAACAGAAATCAATCAATTTACAGGTGAAGGTTATTTCTTTAGAGCTTATTTTTATTACGATTTACTAAAAAAATATGGTGATTTACCTATTTATAAAGAGTATTTCGATAATTTAAATACCGATGCTTTATACCAAGCCAAATCACCAAGAAATGAAGTTGCAGATTTTATACTTGCAGATTTAGATATGGCTATTTCACTTCTAAAAACAAAGGGAGAACTTTCTACACCTCGTGTAAATAAAGAAGCTGCTCAATTATTAAAAGCAACAATTGCTCTTTATGAAGGTACCTGGGAAAAATACCATAACGGAACAAGCTTTGGTGTAACGGGTTCTGATGGTAGCACCTATTTACAACAAGCTGCCAATACAGCTAAAGAGCTTATAGATGGAGGAACAAGAAGTTTAAACCCTACTTATGGCGAATTATTTAATCAAACAAACCTTAGCACTAATAGCGAAGTTATTCTTTGGAGAGAATATGATTATGTTGGCCTAGGAAATTCTTTTGGTAATGATGCACAAGTTCAATGGCCTAACAATTTTTCTTTTTCACTAAGTGCCATACGCAGTTATTTAGCCCTAGATGGTTTACCTACAGCAGTTAGCTCTTTAGATACAGATGATAAAATGTTAGCTAATATTGAAACGAACAGAGACCCTAGACTTGCTCAAACTTTAATGGTTCCTGGCGATATTACTGTTGTTAATATTGATGGCTCTATGCTATATTGGGAAGAACCTACTGTAGGAAAAAGTGTAGGAGCTTATGAATCTCAAAAATACAGAATTGTTGAATTAGACGCTTCTACTAATGACTATAGCAGAAATACAGCAAAAATTCTTATGAGATATAGTGAAGCATTACTTATTTATGCTGAAGCTAAAGCTGAATTAGGAACTATTACACAGGCGGATTTAGACCTTACAATAAATAAATTACGAGAAAGAGCTGGTTTTGATTTTGCTGCATATCCAACAGCAAAACTTACTTTAAACCCTTTAACTGACCCTAATTGGCCAGATTATGGATATTCATTATCAAATTTACTTCAAGAAATAAGAAGAGAAAGAACTGTTGAATTAATGAATGAAGGGTTTAGAACTGCTGACTTAATGCGATGGAGAGCACATAATCTTTTTGTAGGTGTACAACAAAGACCAAAAGGTGCTTATTACGAAGATTTAATTATTGAAGTTGCAGGTAACCTTAACACAGATTCTGAAGGATACCTAGACCCTTATGCCGTAGACTTAGCCAATGGTTACGGGTTTAACCCTGAACGCGATTATTTGCTTGCAATACCATCAGAAGAATTGGTATTAAACCCTAACTTAACACAAAATCCTGGTTGGGAATAATTATTAGTTTAGTTTATAAATTGCTCAAAATTAGATTGTATGTATTATCTTTTGAATAAAACAAAAATCTGATTTTGGGCTTTTTTTTACCTATCTACTATTAACTAAATACTACTTAACTGTATTTCTAAACAAGCAAATAAAATAAACTTACTATAGAAACTGAGATATAATTAAGCAGCACAATTTAACTTTTGCCAAAATTTTAAAAAAAAATTTAAAATTTGTTTTCATTAAATAAAAACATAACTTTACATACCACAACAGAACAGATCGTTTAAATGAAAGAAAAAATAATATTTAACATTATACATACTAGTGATATTCCAAAATATCAACAACTAGTGAATGCTGTTAATAATGCCATTGCCAATAATGAAATATCTATTGGTGATTTACTACCTTCTGTAAATAGTATTTGTAAAACTCATAAACTCTCTAGAGATACTGTTTTTAAAGCATATTCAATTTTAAAAGAACAACAAATTATAGAATCTGTTCCTAATAAAGGATATTATGTAGCTAGTAAAACAAAAAAAATATTACTTGTTTTAGATACATTTAAAGCTTACAAAGAAGTTTTATATCATTCCTTTATAAAAAATCTACCAAATAATATTATTACAGATGTACAATTTCATCATTATAACATAAACAATTTTAAAACCATTATAAATAACAGTATTGGTAATTATTACAAATATGTAGTAATGGGATTTAACTCTAAAGAAGTCCCAAAAGTTTTATCCAAAATTAACAATGATAAATTATTATTAATAGATTGGAATATTCATGCTAAACCAGAAAATAATTATGTTTTTCAAGATTTTGGAGAGTCTTTTTATAATGCATTAAAAAAAGCTACCCTATTATTTAAAAAATATAAAGAAGTTAATTTTTTATACCCAACATTTACAAATCACCCAATAGAAACCGTTACCTTTTTTAAGAAATATTGCAAAAAACATCAATTTAAATATAACATTATTACCGACCCAAAAGAAATTAACTTTAAAAAAGAATGTGCATATATAAGCGTAAGTGATAGAGTTTTAGGAGTGTTTTTAGAACAATGTAGAAATAAAAACTTTGAACCTGGAGTAGATATCGGATTTCTATCGTACAACGAAACTCCGATGAAAAAGTTTATCTACAAAGGCATTTCGGTAGTTTCAACAGATTTTAAAGAAATGGGAATAAAAGCAGCTGAATTTATTACAGAAGACAAACAAATACAAGAATATATAGCAACAGAATTAATAGTAAGAGAATCATTATAAAATTATGTATTACATCGGATTTGATTTAGGAAGTTCGTCAATTAAAGCAGCTTTAATTGAAGCAAGTACAGGGAAATCTATTGGGGTTACTCAATATCCAGAAAAAGAAATGACCATTATAGCAGAACAAACTGGTTGGGCTGAACAAGACCCAAATTTATGGTGGAAAAACATTTGTAAAGTAACTCAAAAATTATTGGCTCAAACAGGAGTTTCTTCAAACAAAATAAAAGGAATTGGTATTGCTTATCAAATGCACGGATTAGTGGTTGTTGATAAAAATAAACAAGTATTAAGACCTTCAATTATCTGGTGCGATAGTAGAGCTGTAGAAATTGGAAATACTACTTTTAAAGGTATTGGAGAAGATAAATGTGTTTCAAATTTATTAAACTCACCCGGAAACTTCACACTTTCAAAATTAAAATGGGTAAAAGAAAATGAACCTAAAATTTTTGAAAAAATTGATAAATTATTATTACCAGGAGATTTTATAGCATTAAAATTAACTGATGAGGCAACTACCACAATTTCTGGACTTTCAGAAGGAATTATGTGGGATTTTAAACAAAATAAACCTGCAGATTGGTTATTTAATTATATGGGAATTAGTATCGATTTAATTCCAACAATTGTTCCAACCTTCGCAAACCAAGGAACAGTAACAAAAAAAGCTTCAAAAGAAATTGGTTTACCTGAAGGGATTCCAGTATTATACAGAGCTGGAGACCAACCAAACAACGCAATGTCGTTAAACGCTTTTAACCCTGGTGAAATAGCAGCTACTGGAGGTACATCAGGAGTTGTGTATGCTATTACAGATAGCACTACCACCAGAGAAAGTATTAGAATTAACAATTTTGCGCATGTAAATTACTCTAAAAAACAACCTAGAATTGGAAAGTTATTAAACATTAATGGTGCAGGAATTCAATATAGTTGGATGAAAAAAAATATTGCAGCATCAACCGATTCTTATAATGATATGAACAACCTAGCAGCTTCCGTACCTGTTGGATCCGAAGGTTTAAGAATTTTACCCTACGGAAATGGAGCAGAACGTATGCTAAATAATACGAATAAAGGAGCGAGCTTTTTCAACTTAAATTTCAACAAACATAATAAGGCTCATTTATTAAGAGCTGCGCTTGAAGGCATCGCATTTTCATTTGTAAACGGTATAGATATTTTAAAAAATGATGGTGTAGAACTTTCGGCCATTAGAGCAGGAAATGATAATTTATTTAGATCAGAAATATTTTCAAATACCATTGCAACATTAGTTAATACAGATATTAATATTATAGATACTACTGGAGCTATTGGAGCAGCACGTGCTGCTGGTGTTAGTAAAGGTGATTTTAAAACATTGGATGAAGCTTTTTCAGACAATGAACACGTAATGACATATCATCCTTTGAAAGACAAAAAAATATATACCGATGTATATGACGTTTGGAAACAAGATTTAGAAAAACAATATAATAAATAACAAAATTAAATATTACAAAAAATGGCAATTTTAGGAAACAAAGAATACTTTCAAGGTATTGGAGAAGTTAAATTTGAAGGAAAAGAATCAGACAATCCATTTGCATTTAAATATTACAATCCAGATCAGGTTGTAGCAGGAAAAACAATGCGCGAGCATTTTAAATTTGCAATAGCATATTGGCATACATTCTGTGGACAAGGAGGAGATCCATTTGGACCAGGAACACAAAGTTTTGCTTGGGATAAAGCTACAGACCCAATGCAAGCAGCAAAAGATAAAGCAGATGCAGCTTTTGAATTTATCACTAAAATAGGATTCGATTATTTTTGTTTTCACGATTATGATTTAGTTCAAGAAGGTGCAACCTTTGCAGAATCTGAAAAAAGATTAGCTACAATTACCGAATATATTAAAGATAAA
This window encodes:
- a CDS encoding GntR family transcriptional regulator, yielding MKEKIIFNIIHTSDIPKYQQLVNAVNNAIANNEISIGDLLPSVNSICKTHKLSRDTVFKAYSILKEQQIIESVPNKGYYVASKTKKILLVLDTFKAYKEVLYHSFIKNLPNNIITDVQFHHYNINNFKTIINNSIGNYYKYVVMGFNSKEVPKVLSKINNDKLLLIDWNIHAKPENNYVFQDFGESFYNALKKATLLFKKYKEVNFLYPTFTNHPIETVTFFKKYCKKHQFKYNIITDPKEINFKKECAYISVSDRVLGVFLEQCRNKNFEPGVDIGFLSYNETPMKKFIYKGISVVSTDFKEMGIKAAEFITEDKQIQEYIATELIVRESL
- a CDS encoding RagB/SusD family nutrient uptake outer membrane protein, encoding MKKIFYILTIYSAVLMVSCDKDILDRTPLDEISEPEFWKTTSDLELYANSFYNKLPGWSGVGFGSAQMPDVGTDLGLGTGISSRLHGSQGIPSSSTNSLWSWDEVRQANYFISNVSKAEGLETEINQFTGEGYFFRAYFYYDLLKKYGDLPIYKEYFDNLNTDALYQAKSPRNEVADFILADLDMAISLLKTKGELSTPRVNKEAAQLLKATIALYEGTWEKYHNGTSFGVTGSDGSTYLQQAANTAKELIDGGTRSLNPTYGELFNQTNLSTNSEVILWREYDYVGLGNSFGNDAQVQWPNNFSFSLSAIRSYLALDGLPTAVSSLDTDDKMLANIETNRDPRLAQTLMVPGDITVVNIDGSMLYWEEPTVGKSVGAYESQKYRIVELDASTNDYSRNTAKILMRYSEALLIYAEAKAELGTITQADLDLTINKLRERAGFDFAAYPTAKLTLNPLTDPNWPDYGYSLSNLLQEIRRERTVELMNEGFRTADLMRWRAHNLFVGVQQRPKGAYYEDLIIEVAGNLNTDSEGYLDPYAVDLANGYGFNPERDYLLAIPSEELVLNPNLTQNPGWE
- a CDS encoding xylulokinase, which translates into the protein MYYIGFDLGSSSIKAALIEASTGKSIGVTQYPEKEMTIIAEQTGWAEQDPNLWWKNICKVTQKLLAQTGVSSNKIKGIGIAYQMHGLVVVDKNKQVLRPSIIWCDSRAVEIGNTTFKGIGEDKCVSNLLNSPGNFTLSKLKWVKENEPKIFEKIDKLLLPGDFIALKLTDEATTTISGLSEGIMWDFKQNKPADWLFNYMGISIDLIPTIVPTFANQGTVTKKASKEIGLPEGIPVLYRAGDQPNNAMSLNAFNPGEIAATGGTSGVVYAITDSTTTRESIRINNFAHVNYSKKQPRIGKLLNINGAGIQYSWMKKNIAASTDSYNDMNNLAASVPVGSEGLRILPYGNGAERMLNNTNKGASFFNLNFNKHNKAHLLRAALEGIAFSFVNGIDILKNDGVELSAIRAGNDNLFRSEIFSNTIATLVNTDINIIDTTGAIGAARAAGVSKGDFKTLDEAFSDNEHVMTYHPLKDKKIYTDVYDVWKQDLEKQYNK
- a CDS encoding TonB-dependent receptor, with protein sequence MKIKLSSSLFDFRKGLLTLIMRTFIFLCVTTMFGFTSDIGYENTEGSFVQKKQITGTVKDSNGQPLPGVNILEKGTSNGVLSDFNGNYTLEVLNENATLVFSFMGFKTKEVLVKDQITINVTLIEDVSNLDEVVIVGYGTRKKSSVTSAVAQVSAETFENRAIANVSTGLQGAVTGLQITNTTSGGEPGATQSINIRGLMTSTGSSISNAGPLVLVDGAVMDINDINPEDIETVSVLKDAAAASIYGSRAAGGAVLITTKSGKNMDGGMKITYSNNFSFSTYTKWPNQTDALTYTTVMNEAGFNNTGRENVFFSEDAISRIEQNIANPGSAPTLVTKNNGLDWDVGSGGLYASGNTNWRDFLFDDFALKTKHNLSFRGGTEKLNYYISTGAYSEDGLFKVAENFFNRYNIDAKIAAKPTEWLRFELLTKLQRSDAEFPWDPNYGRGRVFDQLSKLKPTMPTVDPIYGEPLAGAYYPQWEHSNEVNTNNQLVLLPRVSIEPIKDWFINLEYNYKTNNNKTIYSTSEYETIRPNGDTQVIISKDQTRVTPTLYTNDYWSPNLYTSYHKTIGEHNFDATVGYQSERYNVYNLSANAYGLLSDGVTSISTAVGDQTVTDGISHWSTESVFGRFGYNYKEKYIGRVTYRRDGSSRFEPGNRWAGFPSFELGYNIAKEDFWPIEDISMFKLRASSGSLGNQNVSNYLYVPRIPISNGFYLFNGEREYTANVPNLTSINLTWETVKTKDIGIDVIALNNRLNFSFDWYRSDIEDMSTTGASLPAVLGTSSPLINAGITRTQGWEAEVSWQESLGDFRYNVRATLSDYKQTIVEFPNETELLSDLYAGRDLGEIWGLTWEGWFTSDQEALDRESVVNQRWVHNSQFGEGDTKYADLNNDGYINNGSNTLDDHGDISIIGNSTPRYQYGITLGASYKGIDFNMFIQGIGKRDYSPLAGNLKKQFLGPMQGSFHSNVYVEHLDYYRPEDTDSPLGANTDSYFPRPYAVNGGKNNRNFKTHVDRYIQNAAYTRLKTIQLGFTIPKKITDKYKIDRFRIFVTGENLLTISDLKFYDPEALQGTFSGGVSYPLSKTFSTGVNISF